The Candidatus Baltobacteraceae bacterium DNA segment GGTTGTAGGAAGTCGCGGGCTTCGATTATTTCTAGGGCGGTGCCGATCGCGTGGCCGAGGGGTTCGTTCATGTCGGTTACGAAGGCGGTGGCGCGGCGGCCGGCGCGGTTGGCGATGGTTACGAGCCAGCGGGCGAGTTCGGCGGCGGCGGCTGGATCCTGCACGAACGACGCGCGGCCGGCTTTGACGTCGAAAACGAAAGCGTGCGCGCCGCCCGCGATTTTCTTGGAGACGATCGACGCGGCGATCAGGCCCATGGCGGGAACGGTGGCGGTGCGATCGCGCAACGCGTAGATGCGTTTATCGGCGGGAACCAAGTCGCTGGTTTGCGATGCGATCGCGCAACCGATGCGCTCCACTTGGACGATGAACGCCTCGGTCGAGAGGTTGACCTTGAAGCCCGGAATCGTCTCGAGCTTGTCGATCGTGCCGCCCGTGTGCCCTAAGGCGCGGCCCGAGAGTTTCGCAACGCGGGCTCCGCAAGCGGCGGCGAGCGGAACGGCGATGAGCGAGACGATGTCGGCGACGCCGCCGCTGCTGTGTTTATCGACCACCGTATCGCCGCTAAAATGGAGCGTTTTGCCGCTGCGCACCATCGCATCGGTGAGCGCGTAGGCTTCTTCGAACGTCATGCCGCGCCAGATGCAGGCCATGCAAAGCGCGGCCATCTGGGCTTCGTCGACGCGCCCGTCCATGAACG contains these protein-coding regions:
- a CDS encoding thymidine phosphorylase; this encodes MDELAMRGAIERKREGGELSYDDWSGIVAAFMDGRVDEAQMAALCMACIWRGMTFEEAYALTDAMVRSGKTLHFSGDTVVDKHSSGGVADIVSLIAVPLAAACGARVAKLSGRALGHTGGTIDKLETIPGFKVNLSTEAFIVQVERIGCAIASQTSDLVPADKRIYALRDRTATVPAMGLIAASIVSKKIAGGAHAFVFDVKAGRASFVQDPAAAAELARWLVTIANRAGRRATAFVTDMNEPLGHAIGTALEIIEARDFLQP